Part of the Aquimarina sp. MAR_2010_214 genome is shown below.
ATAAACAAGTTCGGTGTAACAAATTTTGTTTAAAATCTCTTTTTTATAACTGTTCATTTGTTCGTTTTTATAGGTAAATAAATATCAATTATAGAATTCGGTTTATTCCATTTAAACCGATAATCATATTTTTCCTTTGTGAGAAAATATTTCGTATTCTTCTTTTTTGGAATTTCTAAATGTGTAAAATTATCTGGAATTATAAAATTGGTTACTGGAAGCTTTCTTTTATAATTTAAATTCGGTAATATTTTCTTTAGTATCAAATATATGTGGATAATGTTCTTTTGCATTATTTATCATAAACTCTAATGGTACATCTTCGAAATGTCCATAGTCATCAAGATATTCCATAAAAAGATTCCCTTCTTCATTAAATTGTTGTAAAAAAGAATTGTTCTCTCCATCAAACTCTAAAGGAGCGACATTACACATCCTGCACATTGATTTATTAAAAGCTGGAGATAATTTAAGCCATTTATCATTTAAATAGACGTTTACCATTCCGTGTGGTGTTAATTCATTTGTTCCAAATTTTTCTGTTAATCTTTCTACTCCAATATGGTTTTTTACTTTTCCTAAATGAAGTCTTGAAGGTATATTTAAAGCACGAAGACAAGTAATCAATAATATCGATTTCTCTACGCAATGTCCTTTTGATTTTTTAGCAATATTACTAGCTTTAAAATTATCTTTAGAAAAGCTTAAATTATAAGGATCATATCTCCAAGAATCACGAACTTTTAAATACAAACGTATAGTCTTTTCTTTTTCAGAGAGTGAGCTCGTTTTAAATTCAGCGATAAGTTGTTGAATTTCATCACTTTTATAGTCAAAATAATATGTCGATGCTAAATAATCCATTTTCGGTTTTTTGCGTTCAATATTTCTGCTTGTGGCTAACGGTTTGTGTCTGATTAGTTGCCTGTTTTTGGCTGTAAAGTTAATTATATTACTCTAATTGTATGCTTGCGAGAGATTTGTCCGAAGGAACAAATCCACCAGCAATTAACTATACACGTCTTTGTTACCTGCTGGTTTTTTTTCTTTACTTCTTTATACTTTATATTTCCATGGCTTTCGAAATTATAAGCTGCCATGACTTTTCAATATGATGCTTTTTTATATTCGTTTGTCCAACAGACATTCTCAAAGTGTATATTCCATTGACCTTCGTATGGGTGAGATATATTAATCCTGTAGCATTCAACTTATGTAAAAGCTCTTCATTTATATTATTAAGATCTTTATTACTGTATGGTTTTTGAGGTTTAAAACGAAAGCATACTAAGTTCATGCTACGTGGTACGATCAATTCAAATTCAGAGGATTTCACTATTTCATTCTCTAACCACTTCGCTAATTCGATATGAAACCTAAGCTTATTTTGTAGTCCTTCTAATCCGTAATATCTCATTACAAACCAAAGTTTTAATGAACGAAAGCGTCTACCTAGAGGGACACCCCAATCAGAATGATTACTTACGACTCCATCTGTTTTTGATTTGAGATATTCAGGTAAGATTTCAAAAGTATTTACCAATGCATTTTTATCCTTTACAAAGTAAATTGAACAGTCAAAATTCGTGAAGAGCCATTTATGTGCGTTGAATACAAAACTATCTGCTTTTTCTATGCCCGCTATTAATTCCTGATATTCAGGAAGTAATAGAGCGGATCCAGCATAAGCCGCGTCTACATGCAACCAAATGTTTAGTTTTTCAGATATATTAGCTATTTTATTCAATGGGTCAATTGCCATTGTACCAGTAGTTCCGATAGCAACAACAATGCATAATGGTTGATAACCGTTAGCTATGTCTTCATTTATCGAATCAAGTAGTAGCTCTGGATTCATGGCTAATTTGTCATCAGTTGGAATTTTAATAACATTACTCTTTCCTACCCCTGCTATCTTAGCTCCTTTTTCAATAGAAGAGTGTGTTTCTTCAGAACAATATATTCGGTAATTAGCCAACCCTTCGTAGCCAGCATTATTTATTTGATAATTTGATTTTTGTTCTCTTGCAGTGAGAATTGAGGCTAATGTTGCAATTGAAGCAGAGTCTTGAATTACACCTGCCCATTTTTTAGGAATTCCAAGTGCATCTCTCAACCATTCTATCATTCTTTCTTCAAGCTCAGTTGAAGCTGGGGAGGTGTCCCATTTCATTCCTTGTATGCCTAATGTTGCGGTCAACATTTCTGCTAATATAGATGGAGGGCTATTATTGGCTTGGAAATAAGCGAAAAAATTTGGATTCTGCCAATGTGTAATACCTGGAATAATCACATTTTTAAAGTCATCAAATATAGAATCAATATCTTCACCTTTAGTTGGAATATCACCATCTATCAGATTATAAATTTCTTTTGGTTGTACTTGAGATTTTACAGGATAATCTTCAATGTTATCCATATAATCGGCCATCCAATCAACAAATTGATGGGCATGTTTTCGAAATTCTTTTGTTTCCATATTTGGATGTGTTCTTTTGAGCTGCAAGTAACGCCTCGGTTATGGTTAGTACGGGATTAAAATACAGTTAATTTCCGATTAAGCACTTATTAGCTATGTTTTATAGGGCACGTGTTACCAGCAGTTTTTATTCTTCAAGCCCTAATACTTTCCATTCATTCCCAATCTTGAAGATATTCAGTTTTTGTTCTGATTTCCCTCCGTCAGGATAATAACAAATCTCGGTAACAATACAATGTTCATCAGATATGTTTTGTCTCTTAAAAGCTCTTTTAATATTCTCAAATTTAGGCATACCATTTTCATTTATATTTTTAATAAATGAAAGTTTTAGTACTTCGGCAGTATTATTTATAAGTTCATCATTAAGTTCAATTTGAACAGTTTTCTTTAACATAAACTCTGCCTCCTTATAAAAGTCTTTACAGTTTATTGATTCTTCTAAATTATCATTATCATATGCGTGTTCAAGCGATAAAATTGCTCCTTCAGGGGTTTCAAAATTTTCTATAAAATAATCCTCTCCATCATCAATTATCATTCCTCCAAGGCTCTTGTCAAAGTTTTGTAAATCATTTCCAGTTAATCCCTCCCTAATAGCTCTAATTGTATAACCACCTATAAGTCTTCCGTTTTCAATAATCATCCAATCCGAAACATAATCAAAAGTAATTCCTATCTTTTCATTAATAGACACATTTTTGACATCTATAGGTTCATTTCCTACTATTCCATAAATATTCCCTTGATTGTCAAAATCAGGTTCCATAAGCCATATATGCTCAGTTTTTTCATTATCCTCTATTCTTGCTTTAATGGAGAAATACTGTTGTCCATCTTTTGGATTTTCAACACATTTTTTAAAGTAATGTAATGTTAATCTAGCTTTTTCCATTCCCCAATTCATCCTTTCATTTTCACTTGGCATATTATAAACATCAGGATTTCCTTCACGTTTTCTTACATTTTTTTTGCTTCCAAATAGTTTATTAAGTAGTCCCATATTTTATTTTTTGTAATTGCTTGTAATGTTTTATAAATACATTGTTGTAGAACGTTTTTATGTTCTTCTTTTTAATTGATCAATCTTTCTTGTTCTTTGCATCCATAAGCCCTTGTTTCATTTCTTGTTCCAAATTTGAATTTGGATATTTTGTAAGCCCTGCATTAAAGTATTTAATGGCATTTTGAAAGTCTTTATGTTTTAAATAAAACTGTCCAAAACGATTTTGCCAATAGGCTGAAGCATATCTTTTTGTAGTTAAAACATCTTTGAATTCAGTCATGAAAATATTAAAATATTCAAAATTATTTCTGTTCCATGCCAACCAAATCAACCCATTTTTTGTACCATTATCTATATGATCATCACCACCAAATCGTTTTGCTCGTTCCTTAAAATAGTTGGTCAGGTAGTCAATCCCACCTGAATCAATATATTGTTGTAT
Proteins encoded:
- a CDS encoding transglutaminase family protein, with protein sequence MDYLASTYYFDYKSDEIQQLIAEFKTSSLSEKEKTIRLYLKVRDSWRYDPYNLSFSKDNFKASNIAKKSKGHCVEKSILLITCLRALNIPSRLHLGKVKNHIGVERLTEKFGTNELTPHGMVNVYLNDKWLKLSPAFNKSMCRMCNVAPLEFDGENNSFLQQFNEEGNLFMEYLDDYGHFEDVPLEFMINNAKEHYPHIFDTKENITEFKL
- a CDS encoding pyridoxal-dependent decarboxylase; its protein translation is MQLKRTHPNMETKEFRKHAHQFVDWMADYMDNIEDYPVKSQVQPKEIYNLIDGDIPTKGEDIDSIFDDFKNVIIPGITHWQNPNFFAYFQANNSPPSILAEMLTATLGIQGMKWDTSPASTELEERMIEWLRDALGIPKKWAGVIQDSASIATLASILTAREQKSNYQINNAGYEGLANYRIYCSEETHSSIEKGAKIAGVGKSNVIKIPTDDKLAMNPELLLDSINEDIANGYQPLCIVVAIGTTGTMAIDPLNKIANISEKLNIWLHVDAAYAGSALLLPEYQELIAGIEKADSFVFNAHKWLFTNFDCSIYFVKDKNALVNTFEILPEYLKSKTDGVVSNHSDWGVPLGRRFRSLKLWFVMRYYGLEGLQNKLRFHIELAKWLENEIVKSSEFELIVPRSMNLVCFRFKPQKPYSNKDLNNINEELLHKLNATGLIYLTHTKVNGIYTLRMSVGQTNIKKHHIEKSWQLIISKAMEI
- a CDS encoding YegJ family protein, with protein sequence MGLLNKLFGSKKNVRKREGNPDVYNMPSENERMNWGMEKARLTLHYFKKCVENPKDGQQYFSIKARIEDNEKTEHIWLMEPDFDNQGNIYGIVGNEPIDVKNVSINEKIGITFDYVSDWMIIENGRLIGGYTIRAIREGLTGNDLQNFDKSLGGMIIDDGEDYFIENFETPEGAILSLEHAYDNDNLEESINCKDFYKEAEFMLKKTVQIELNDELINNTAEVLKLSFIKNINENGMPKFENIKRAFKRQNISDEHCIVTEICYYPDGGKSEQKLNIFKIGNEWKVLGLEE